A genomic window from Daphnia carinata strain CSIRO-1 chromosome 9, CSIRO_AGI_Dcar_HiC_V3, whole genome shotgun sequence includes:
- the LOC130688636 gene encoding probable ribosome biogenesis protein RLP24, with amino-acid sequence MRIEKCYFCSSNIWPGHGMVFVRNDCKIFRFCRSKCRNAFKKKKNPRKTKWTKAFRKSSGKDLAIDPSFEFEKRRNVPVKYDRDLWQKSVEAMKKVEEIRCRRQALHINNRHSKSKEVQRRSDNYEVTKNMGLIRSPAAGLKQLAAQLDGDKEMSLVSSKLKQMESRVVEEVYNSDKEMDVE; translated from the exons ATGCGTAtagaaaaatgttatttttgttcGTCCAATATTTGGCCTGGCCATGGAATGGTATTTGTGCGAAATGATTGCAAG ATATTCAGATTCTGTCGGTCAAAATGCAGGaatgcatttaaaaagaagaagaaccccCGTAAGACCAAATGGACCAAAGCCTTCCGAAAATCTTCTGGCAAAGATCTCGCCATTGACCcatcatttgaatttgaaaaaagaagaaatgttcCAGTCAAGTATGATCGGGACTTGTGGCAGAAATCTGTGGAAGCCATGAAGAAGGTGGAAGAAATCCGTTGCAGACGTCAAGCCCTACACATCAATAATCGTCACAGTAAATCCAAAGAGGTCCAAAGGAGAAGTGACAATTATGAAGTCACCAAGAATATGGGTCTGATTCGATCACCTGCTGCTGGCTTGAAGCAGTTGGCAGCACAATTGGATGGAGACAAAGAAATGTCATTGGTATCATCAAAACTTAAGCAAATGGAATCAAGAGTTGTGGAAGAAGTTTACAATTCTGATAAAGAAATGGACGTGGAGTAG